A genomic stretch from Blastocatellia bacterium includes:
- a CDS encoding M20/M25/M40 family metallo-hydrolase — translation TLLVYGMYDVQPVEPLDAWIAPPFAAEIREGRLIARGAHNTKGPLMAFLQGVRSILAVAADVPVNLLFLIEGEEEIGSPHLPLFIERHAEELKAAEAVYYHMPKELAPGHPCVVLGYKGMAFLELVVEGQPADVHSGMAPVVENPAWRLIGALQCLRDAQGRILIEGFYDRAIPPDEDDQLLLNQLSDVFGPETLGAMYGITRFRSDLKRENFVRELIFSPSVNIAGLVAGSVGSGTRTIIPARAQCKIDIRLVPEMTVSDIVTKVRRQLDRHGYEDVQLRVLSGYGAAKTSVRTPVAQAALRALRELGTTPRAVPLWPASAPQVVFNGPPLGLPVVISGLGRGGLMHAPNEYFEVEGLRDCEKSAVAFLYAFAES, via the coding sequence GGACGCTCCTGGTCTACGGGATGTATGACGTGCAACCGGTCGAGCCACTGGATGCATGGATCGCACCCCCTTTTGCTGCCGAGATTCGAGAAGGCCGACTCATCGCCCGGGGAGCCCATAATACCAAGGGACCACTCATGGCTTTTCTCCAGGGAGTTCGCTCCATCCTCGCCGTTGCCGCAGATGTGCCGGTCAACCTCCTCTTCCTCATCGAAGGGGAAGAGGAAATCGGCAGCCCTCATCTGCCCCTTTTCATCGAGCGCCACGCCGAGGAATTGAAGGCGGCGGAGGCCGTCTACTATCACATGCCGAAAGAACTCGCCCCCGGCCATCCCTGCGTCGTTCTCGGCTACAAGGGTATGGCGTTTCTCGAACTGGTGGTCGAAGGGCAACCCGCCGACGTTCATTCGGGTATGGCTCCGGTGGTGGAAAATCCCGCCTGGCGATTGATCGGAGCCCTTCAGTGCCTGCGCGATGCTCAGGGACGCATCCTCATCGAGGGATTCTACGACCGGGCGATACCGCCGGATGAGGACGACCAGCTCCTTCTCAACCAACTCAGCGATGTCTTCGGTCCGGAGACCCTCGGAGCCATGTACGGGATCACTCGCTTTCGATCCGATCTGAAGCGGGAGAATTTCGTCCGCGAGTTGATTTTTTCTCCCTCCGTCAATATTGCCGGATTGGTCGCTGGTTCCGTTGGTTCGGGAACCAGAACGATTATTCCGGCGCGAGCGCAGTGTAAAATAGATATTCGCCTGGTGCCGGAGATGACCGTTTCTGACATCGTCACGAAGGTTCGGCGACAGCTCGACCGGCACGGATACGAGGACGTGCAACTTCGGGTGCTCAGCGGATATGGAGCGGCGAAGACATCCGTCCGTACGCCGGTGGCTCAAGCGGCCCTTCGCGCCTTACGCGAACTGGGGACGACCCCTCGAGCGGTTCCCCTCTGGCCAGCGTCCGCTCCTCAAGTGGTATTCAACGGACCGCCACTCGGTCTGCCGGTCGTTATCTCCGGTCTCGGTCGCGGTGGACTCATGCACGCGCCCAACGAGTACTTTGAGGTCGAGGGACTCCGCGACTGCGAAAAATCCGCCGTGGCCTTTCTCTATGC